The genomic interval CGTCAGGACTGTTACGTGAGACTGGACGTTCTGCTGACTGAGGAGGTTCTTGACGTCGCTGGCAAACTTGGCGTTGACGCCTACTTTACCCTCAGCTCTGGCGAACCAGGCACCCGTGTCCATGGTGCGCTGCATGGACATGGCTGCGGCCTCCATGGTCtcagaggcagaggtctgCGTGGAGTTGAGAATGTGGACCATGCCGATGAAGCTCGATCCAAAGGTGGTGccggagatgatggagaatTTCTCCTTGTCTTCTTGGCTCTCGTTCATGGCACACTTCAtcatgctgctgccgctcGTCGGatccagcttcttgccgGGGTAGAGATGGTTCcacaccttgatggccttgtCGACGTGCATCACGAAAGGGGCCACGATCGATGCGTTCTTGTGCGTGCAGCTCACAGACAGCACGAGGGTACCCTCGATGCTATGCGATTTCACTTGCCGGCTGACCTGACTCGAAGCTGCGGTGCCGATCTTCATGGACTGGTCGGTGCCAAAGACGCCGCTGACGGCGCCCGACACGTACGAGGCGATCTGGGCGCTGTAGGCAGACGAGTTCTGCGAGTTTGAGTCGAAGGAGAAATATTGAACGTCCATGTTCATGGTGTCGGCGGCAAGTGGCATTGTCTTGATCTCGCTGCGTAGGTAGTCGACAGGGCTTTCGATCTGCTTGTGAACCGAGTGTATCTTTTGACGCAGTTGCTGGATCTGAGGCTCGGCCGCCATTCTGGCAGCTGCATACGTAACCGCGGCCTTCTCCACGGCGTCGTtcagcttcttcagctcctcgtccAGAGCATCAGTCTTGATGCCAAGGTTTCTGAGTTCGGTCTTGGTCATCGTCAGACCTCTCTTGGACGAGATGAGAGAGTTGAGAGCATCGTGAGCGGCGTCGACAGGGGCTTGCAACTTTGAGATGGCTTCGACATTCGCCAGTGCCTCCTCGCTCACCACgctcatcaacaccagacTCGGGTCGTAGGGTATGGAGCTAGGCATGGTGTTGAGTTTGGTGGGCCAAAATGTAGAAGAGAAGTAAAGAAAGGTGTCCTGTTGATCTCGAAAATCAAGTTCAACGGCGTCAAGAGTTTGTGGGATGTGAGACTAGAGCAGGTGAGGGTTGGGAAGTAGGAATCTTATGATTCATAATCACATTGAAGTAAGCCAACTTGGTAAAGCACATTTTCGGAATAGCTGTCTCTTGATCATTTGATTGCCCATCTCTCGGAGCGAAAATAGTTGCAGGTGCCTCTGTGCTTCAGGCAGCCACGGAAGCGCCGTTCGGGCCATAGTCCGGGCGTCCATATGGGAGCTGAAAAAGACCAACAATCGATCGGCAGGACGGAACTTCGTGCAGCACATACCTATCCATATCGAGTGCCACCTACAGCTACTAGGGCGTGATGTCGGTGGTGATATGAGACGGAGGACTGCTCTTCTGGTCGTGCCTTTGTGATCTGCGGAAGCGACAGAGGCTCTTTTGCCCCTACAACAGGCCTATTGGATTCTGGACTCGACACTAGCGAAGTCGACTTGACCAGTttgaggaagatgtcgtGTGCTCTTCCAGAGCTGATGGTTAAAGGTATCTTCATCTCTTTCGGCCTCCGCACgaccgacgaggaggaggtttcATTGAATCCGAAAGGTGTGTACCGAATTGGACCCGGTGAAACCATCATGTCTGTTTTAGGAGGACAAGTCCGCTGGTGAGTGTAATTTTCTGAGCTGATCTCGGAACTATTTGCAATTGCTCGTAGTCTGATACGACCTTGTGGGAGTGAGAGGTTTGTCTGAATCCAAGAGATGTCGTCTGGACTCGACGCTAGTGAGATCAGTCCCTATATTTTACGGGCGGTTAACCCGCATGGTCACCGACGCAGGTACTAGTTCGGTGACATGCAGAGGTCACGGGTAGGCACTTTGGGGGATGCAAGCCTTCCCGAGTGGGCTGTTGGAGGGTTTCATTGGATCCTCAATATTGGACGGCCATATTGGGGTCCAGACCCCCGTTCGCGTTTGAGCTGATCCTGCACGTCATGCTCTGCCGACATGGAGCAGGTCTCAGTCAGCCCAACGTCTTTCAGCCGCCCTGCTACGC from Podospora pseudoanserina strain CBS 124.78 chromosome 6, whole genome shotgun sequence carries:
- a CDS encoding hypothetical protein (EggNog:ENOG503PGSB), with the protein product MPSSIPYDPSLVLMSVVSEEALANVEAISKLQAPVDAAHDALNSLISSKRGLTMTKTELRNLGIKTDALDEELKKLNDAVEKAAVTYAAARMAAEPQIQQLRQKIHSVHKQIESPVDYLRSEIKTMPLAADTMNMDVQYFSFDSNSQNSSAYSAQIASYVSGAVSGVFGTDQSMKIGTAASSQVSRQVKSHSIEGTLVLSVSCTHKNASIVAPFVMHVDKAIKVWNHLYPGKKLDPTSGSSMMKCAMNESQEDKEKFSIISGTTFGSSFIGMVHILNSTQTSASETMEAAAMSMQRTMDTGAWFARAEGKVGVNAKFASDVKNLLSQQNVQSHVTVLTMGVIPSMVANLVSKTAEKFADFDPSANMAAVAAIQNATSSEQSTVQSMAEASRTSGQASEMQGKAIESSLSALAVIDGEKNKVLDVNSMMTALEDYLKKASEGDSGVPINYYLKDIDQKMLAQMWAAKYYPGKFMSIKYDDTEAEGGQEKAKL